TAATTGTTTCTAATGCAATCTAAAAAAGTTAGATATTGAAAAAATTAAAAATCGTTCAACAATCTATTAATTAAATACACTCCATTTAATAAATTAAATAATATATTAAATTAAAAGTTAACTTAATCATTTATTATATATTTATAAAATTAATATATAAATTTAACTTTAAAAATCTCTAAAATTAACTTTAAAATCGATTAAAAGTAGTGAAATAATATAAAAAAGGCTTAATGGAAATTTAAAAAAAAGAAAAGGAAATAGAATGAATTTTATAAAAATATTGGAAAAAATAGAAGATTAAAAAAAATAAAAAAGGATGAATTAGGAAAATATTTGCTCTAGCATCCATTGAGCATCATATTCCTTAATGTCATCATAGGATTGTCCCATACCTAGGAAAAAGATTGGCTTTTTGATGATGTAACCAACTGAAAGTGCAGCGCCTCCTTTTGAATCGGCATCTGCCTTGGTAAGTATGACACCATCTATATCAATGGCTTCATTGAATTTTCTTGCCTGTTCTGTTGCATCATTTCCAGTCAATGCATCACCTACAAACACGACCAAATCAGGTTTTGAAACTCTTCTGATCTTTTTCATTTCATCCATCAGGTTGGTGTTTGTCTGCATTCTTCCGGCAGTGTCAATCAAGACAAGCTCCTTTCCTTTAGCCTTGGCATGCTGAACTGCATCAAATGCCACAGCTGCGGGGTCTGATCCCTTTTCATGCTTGATCAGCTTAACGCCTAAATTGTCTGCATGATACTGGATCTGTTCAATAGCTCCTGCCCTGAATGTGTCTGATGCGGCAATAACAGGAGTGTATCCCTTCTTGATGTAATAGTTGGATAGCTTACCGATGGTGGTGGTCTTACCGGTACCGTTGATACCTACAAGCATTACAACAAGAGGATCACCTTGAGCAACCTTCTCTTCAAGGAGCTCGGTCATGGTCTTGCCTTCAATATCAATGATATTTGCCACTGCCTTCTTAAGGGCTTCATAGGTATACTCTTCAACATCACTGCTTCTCTTGATCTTTTGGCCAACCAAGTCGTTTTTAACTGATTCAACCACAACGCTTGAAACATCCATTGCAACATCCGCTTCCAAAAGGCCTAATTCCAATTCGAATAGGATGTCCTCCACATCATCTTCAGATATTGATTTCTCCTTAATGAATGATAGGAATCTGCCGGATTTTTCCTTTTTATCCTCATCTTTAGCTTCTTCTTCAGACCCGTCGCCGGATTCTTCTTTCTTCTTACGTCTGAATAAGGAACGTTTAGATTTCTTGGATTCCTCTTCCTCAGCAGTTTCCTCTTCAGCCACTTCATCTTCAGACTCTTC
Above is a window of Methanobrevibacter sp. DNA encoding:
- the ftsY gene encoding signal recognition particle-docking protein FtsY, which encodes MFESLKKKFADTSGKLRNKVEDEAKEENNVELIEESSEETFDQIEESEEVEGIPEDFDDAEEISEEDLDEMLDAALEEEAEEEEESEDEKASEEKSGRFRSLFKRDKKDDSKDDLKEVSEKSDEDLVEGSEDDASADAEEEEESLEESEDEVAEEETAEEEESKKSKRSLFRRKKKEESGDGSEEEAKDEDKKEKSGRFLSFIKEKSISEDDVEDILFELELGLLEADVAMDVSSVVVESVKNDLVGQKIKRSSDVEEYTYEALKKAVANIIDIEGKTMTELLEEKVAQGDPLVVMLVGINGTGKTTTIGKLSNYYIKKGYTPVIAASDTFRAGAIEQIQYHADNLGVKLIKHEKGSDPAAVAFDAVQHAKAKGKELVLIDTAGRMQTNTNLMDEMKKIRRVSKPDLVVFVGDALTGNDATEQARKFNEAIDIDGVILTKADADSKGGAALSVGYIIKKPIFFLGMGQSYDDIKEYDAQWMLEQIFS